A stretch of Heterodontus francisci isolate sHetFra1 chromosome 1, sHetFra1.hap1, whole genome shotgun sequence DNA encodes these proteins:
- the LOC137368344 gene encoding apolipoprotein L3-like: MLRKDIEYDPRKNIEDVKNFKKLFPKYQKQLTGYIRELQEIADDIDKCHKDVNIANVTGSSAGILGGILTISGLIASPFTLGASLVLSGIGIGVGVAGGVTNIGASVTDIVNQKKKQERVHEIREQYEKASKIMSDSLIQVRFAIESLINYNENEVVVCLFNGVTHTGMKSFGGIAVVVSAVTKNTLRTLKAVSGIMSGLLMVWDIYSIVKDAKDIHRGSKTEVAERIREAAKNIEQEMKQYEKVNEELIKTFEF; encoded by the exons ATGCTCAG GAAAGACATTgaatatgatccaaggaagaacatTGAGGATGTcaaaaattttaaaaagttgtttcCTAAGTATCAGAAACAATTGACAGGATATATCCGAGAGCTACAAGAGATTGCAGATGATATTGACAAGTGTCACAAAGATGTCAACATTGCAAATGTCACAGGGTCTTCTGCAGGAATTTTAGGAGGAATTCTAACCATTTCCGGACTAATTGCTTCTCCTTTCACATTAGGTGCCTCGCTAGTGCTCAGTGGGATCGGAATTGGGGTGGGTGTAGCTGGTGGTGTCACTAACATTGGAGCCAGTGTTACTGATATTGTGAATCAAAAGAAGAAACAGGAAAGAGTACATGAAATCAGAGAACAATATGAAAAAGCGAGCAAAATCATGTCAGACAGCTTGATTCAGGTCCGCTTTGCAATTGAATCATTGATTAACTACAATGAGAACGAGGTTGTGGTATGCTTATTCAATGGTGTAACTCACACTGGCATGAAGAGCTTCGGTGGTATTGCTGTAGTGGTTTCAGCAGTGACCAAAAACACTTTAAGAACATTGAAGGCTGTTTCAGGAATTATGTCAGGACTCCTCATGGTGTGGGATATCTATTCTATAGTGAAGGATGCAAAGGACATTCACAGAGGAAGTAAGACTGAAGTTGCTGAAAGGATACGAGAAGCAGCTAAAAATATAGAGCAGGAAATGAAGCAGTATGAAAAAGTTAATGAAGAACTGATTAAAACGTTTGAGTTTTAG